From Triticum aestivum cultivar Chinese Spring chromosome 7B, IWGSC CS RefSeq v2.1, whole genome shotgun sequence:
TTGTTTCCAAAAATTCAtgttttcaaataattcaaaaatctAAGCGAGACACTTTACAATAAGTAGCACGGCTACGTTGGTTCTTAAAACGATTCGCGCTGAAGTGGGTCACTAGCATCCAGTAGGTGTACCGGTTGGCCGAACTGGAAGATGAGTGTTAGGTTGCGAGTTTGATTCGTAGAGGGCTACTTTTATATGTGTTTTTTCAGGCTATAATACAAGTTTTTCTTTGTGCGTTTGATGGTGCCAAATAGGCGCTCCCTCAGACGATTCCTAAAACTTAAACCAATTCTTTCGGTATCGTAGCTATTGGGATGGCCCGGCCCAAGTGCACTGGAGGCCACAATCTCGGGTTAAAAAAACATTATTCAAATTCACGATTCACATTTTTCAAAACATTATGTAATGCATATTTTTGCAATATATATATTTAGAATTTTACCATGATGCTagtcatgcatttgaaaaatgttaaatgtatacaGAAAAGCTGTTGACCGTGCATacaaaaatgtatacaaaaaatatacaacgTGTGTGAAAAAATTTAatcatgtatttataattttttactcaagattaaaaaaatgtacagcaagtatttgaaaattgttaatcaagcatttgaaaatattaAATGTCAATAGAGAAAATGtagaccatgtattcaaaaaaatgttaaacttgcatTTGGAAAATATGAATTAGGTATAAAAAAACTTGACCATGTATTCAAGATAATAAACTTGTATTTGccaaatgttaaatgtgtatagaaaaaaatttgaccatgtattagaaaatgttaaacttgcatttgaaaaatgttaaatgtgtataaaaaatatttaacaagtttttgaaaaatgttaattaagcatttgaaaaaaaaattaagtgtatatgaaaaatgttcaccatgtattcaaaaaatgttaaatttgtgttTGAAAATGGTAATCAAGCAGTTCAAAAAAACCGtcaaatgtgtatagaaaatatATTGAccttgtattaaaaaatgttaacttgatatttcaaaaatgttaatgaagcatttgaaaaatgaaaaaaatgcattagatatataccaaaaaatgtgtatagaaaaacaaTGAAACCAGATAGAAAGCcgaagaaaaacaagaaagaaacaaacaaacttgaagaaaaagaaagaaaaagaaagaaaggaaaacgcAGTGAAGaccaagaaacaaataaaaaaactgaagcaaagcattaaaaaaaggaaaaaacaataaAAACAGGTGAAAAAACAAAAccagaaaaaccaaaaagaaaacagtGAGAAACCGGCCCATATCACCTCGAGTAAGTCGCGCCCTACTACTTCATCACCAACCCGACGTGAGCCCAGTGCCTAGTAGCACAACCAACCATCCAAGAGACCAAGGATTGAATTCCGAGAGCAACTAATTAACAAGCGCTCCTTtgggagcctcacaacgatcaacgccacttggcgcgctctcaaccATTCGCCACGTGTTGTGCTCCGGGCGCTCCCtcccaatttttttttatttttccacacgcATTTTCGGCTTTTTAATGGGTTTTTCCctggttttggttttccaccggtcttcccaaGCTTTTCgtccaaaaaaaaataaaaaaaaattgcgcaaaaaaacgcattttttttcgcgagaggcacggctttgctttcacgagagtcacggccgtgcttctcgaaaatgaaaaaaatgcgttttctgttttttttcctttcacgagagtcacggttttgctttcgtgagaggcacggttgtgctttagcgagagtcacggccgtgtctctcggaaacgaaaaaaacatgttttttgtttttttgcgagagtcacggttttgcttccgcgagaggcacggttgtgcttacgtGAGAgtgacggccgtgcctctcggaaatggaaaaaatacgcgctttctgttttcttttgtgagagtcacggttttgcttccgtgagaggcgcggttgtgctttcgcgagagtcacggtcatgcctcctcggaaacgaaaaaaacacattttctctaattgtttttcctttcgcgagagtcacggttttgcttccgcgagaggcacggttgtgatttcatgagaggcacgggcgtgcctctttcgaaataggaaaaacccgtgctcccggttcgttttttcgttcggttttttcataaaaaaaagttagtcaaaacctatcaacatgggatttagttttgaaaatctcgacgcgaggaatccaatgacgaaagcggttcgagatttggatgcacggtttaagagataaaacgttttgaataaacggatctacgaaaaaaaggaaaaactcccaggttgcgacaagtgcgcacatgcagcgcgccatttGTCGCAACCCGGGGAAGTTAGAGTGATCTTCGCAAGGAGTACTCCTCAAATAGTGATTTCGTTGAATTCCCACCTTTTAAGTGTGCGCTAATGGGTTGGCCCTTTACTTTAGACGCTTGCGGCGAGAGTTCCTACTGTCTCGCTTTAAGCGAGATATAGTCGAATAGGTGCACAACCAGTCATTGTCTTCCCTATATGTGTAGTCCTAGAGCGGCCCAGTAAAACTAACTTTTTATATTTAATCAACATAAAAGAACATAACAAGTTTGGGAATTAGAAAAATAATGAAATTTGAAAAACAGTTGGGGGAAAATATTCATCATGCATTTGAATAATGTTCGTCGTGTATTTGGAAAGTTTCTGGCCATATTTAAAAACATTCATCAGACATTTCAAAtttttttaatgtgtttcaaaAAACGTGCACCTTACATTCAAGTAAAAAACTAGGATTTGCAAATTTAAAAGGAAAAAAACCAAATGAAAAGAAAAcatgaaaagaaaaacaaagataaataaaaaaggaaaagggttaggtggggggggggggcagaataGAAACATAGAGGGAGACAGCGAATcggagaaaaattagttgaaacaATTTCATGAGCCGTTGGGTGCTTTCCGCATCATCAGCTTTTCTATTTTTGGGTGGGTTTTTTGTaggttttttttcttctttttgtttttatgGTTCTCTATGTTTCTTCAAAAAGTTCGGTTTAGGTTTATGTCTGTACGGAGCTCAAAGCATAATTGTTCTTCCGTGTAAAAGCACATTTGTGCTTCCTACATGAATGAACGAATGTGCTTTCAAAAAAATAAAGTACGGATGTACTTTCGTGTGGAGTATGGTTTGTGTTTTTGTACTTCCTCAAAATGTGAAGCACAGTTGTGCTTTTcacgtgaaagcacaaccgtgctttCCAAAAAGTGAAGCACACGTGTGCTTCTCGCGTGAAAGCACAATTGTGCTCCACTTTTTCGCCGTGTTTCTCAAAATGTGAAGCACATATGTGCTTTTAATTAATCACAGTTGTGCTTCTCGCATGAATGGACAACTATGCTTTTCCAAAAGTGAAGCTCATATGTGCTTCCGCGTGAAAGTGCACGTGTGCTTCTCCTAAAGTGAAGACAACTTTGTTTCTCGCGTAAAAACACAAAATAAGCTTCACGGAAGTGAAGCACACTTAGGACATGTGTAAATTTGAGAACTTATCAAATGCACTTCTGTTCAGCTGCCCATAATAGTTTCTCCAGCTAGCTTTCTTTGCCACTAAATGTACCTACCATGCCAAATAATGTAATATCCCCAAAATCAAATATACATAAGAAAAATTACTGCAAATACAACACTCTCGTCTCataaaattagaaaaaaaatcataacctCTCTGCCCAAAACATGGGGATATTAACCACATATAACACACTAATCTGAATAAAATTCAAAGTTTTGGTACAATATATAAATAACCTAGACACAATCATTCAGAATCATCCACAAGAAATTCCATAGCCAAATCCTCATCGGTGGCACATGCATCTCTACCATTCTTCTCACCGACATCTTCCTTGAGCAACACATTGAGCTCGTTGtaggggttgtcttcggcattatGCGGCTCGAGGTTGTTCATGAAGTGCAATAGTGGGGCAAATGCAGCATCCTGGAGGTGAGCGATGCTGCCATGGCGCGCCGCAACCTCAGACCAATATCCTTCACCATTCATGATGGTTAGGAGGGTGGTGAAGTCGGGTGGTTTGAGGTTCAGGATCCCGTCGTACGGGTTGATCTCATTCCATGAGAACCAGGCACCAGTGCTTGTCTGCATTGAAGATAATCATAAAAATCCAGAAGCATTAGCTTAGTGCTATGAAGATTCAGAAATGCATTCTCAATGGTAAACTGGGTCCAATAGAAAATTTGTTAAGCTAGCTATTCTCAAATGCATTTGAATATAGCAGTCATTTCTTGTTGGTAGACAAGGAGAATTTACCTGACCATTACCGATGTCACAAAACATAGAAGCTTGCAATCCATTACCTGGATCCAAATGCCACAAACCATGAGTATTACCAGTAAAATATTCAAGTGAATGTAGACCAAAATTTGGCCAAAGATAACTGCCTTGATAAAAACATCATCATCGGAGAATTCTATAACATGTGGGGAAGTCTCACGATGATGGAATGTTATTTTAGATCCGTGTAGTTGTCTGTACTAACATGGCGTAGCAAGGA
This genomic window contains:
- the LOC123156648 gene encoding uncharacterized protein, with the protein product MASRRLRSWRRRGTSGWATRRTSALRWSMVTGVSGRGTGLFSATASVNISSSPHCSSLTCNGLQASMFCDIGNGQTSTGAWFSWNEINPYDGILNLKPPDFTTLLTIMNGEGYWSEVAARHGSIAHLQDAAFAPLLHFMNNLEPHNAEDNPYNELNVLLKEDVGEKNGRDACATDEDLAMEFLVDDSE